From a region of the Myxococcaceae bacterium JPH2 genome:
- a CDS encoding DUF3142 domain-containing protein produces MPFTPQFWKSGHARLVGAVCLALGLACSRERPRPLVHDAYVWQREWSPELSEAVREAPAQVGVLRVLAREFSGPERVRVDVPVDVEALARGGREVVAVMRVDGTAPLEGLSLQEVAARAREWRARGVRVRGVEVDHDCATASLGAYADWLERERASLDGLRLSITALPTWASSPRVARLVSLPDEVVLQVHAVRAPTLFTPEQARAFAESWAKATHHPFRLALPTYRARLRDGTRLGVEPRDVGRFLASLREDPVEGVEGIVWFRLGSRGDLDAWSPATLAAVLTGGSLDARLSPQLVDAGHGTRDIVLENTGLVDADAPSRLSLSGNIEVLEGVAGYASQGTSLVARTPPRLRVGERRIVGFVRGTEVSLVAP; encoded by the coding sequence ATGCCCTTCACCCCACAGTTCTGGAAGTCAGGCCACGCAAGGCTCGTGGGAGCCGTGTGCCTCGCGCTCGGGCTGGCGTGTTCTCGGGAGCGGCCTCGGCCCCTCGTGCATGACGCCTACGTGTGGCAGCGCGAGTGGTCGCCCGAGCTGAGCGAGGCTGTGCGTGAGGCGCCCGCGCAGGTGGGCGTGCTGCGGGTGCTGGCCCGCGAGTTCTCCGGGCCGGAGCGCGTGCGCGTGGACGTGCCCGTGGACGTGGAGGCGCTGGCGCGCGGAGGTCGCGAGGTGGTGGCGGTGATGCGCGTGGATGGCACGGCGCCCCTGGAGGGGCTCTCGCTGCAAGAGGTCGCGGCGCGGGCTCGGGAATGGCGGGCGCGCGGCGTTCGGGTGCGTGGCGTCGAGGTGGACCACGACTGCGCCACGGCCTCGCTCGGGGCCTATGCCGACTGGCTCGAACGCGAGCGCGCCTCACTGGACGGACTGCGGCTGTCCATCACCGCGCTGCCCACCTGGGCCTCCTCGCCGCGCGTGGCGCGACTGGTCTCTCTGCCGGATGAGGTCGTCCTCCAGGTGCACGCCGTGCGCGCGCCCACGCTCTTCACGCCGGAGCAGGCGCGAGCCTTCGCGGAGTCCTGGGCCAAGGCCACCCACCATCCCTTCCGTCTGGCATTGCCGACGTACCGCGCGAGGCTGCGCGATGGCACCCGGCTGGGCGTGGAGCCTCGGGACGTCGGCCGCTTCCTGGCCTCGCTGCGCGAGGATCCGGTGGAGGGCGTGGAAGGCATCGTGTGGTTCCGGCTCGGCTCGCGGGGCGACCTGGATGCGTGGAGTCCGGCCACGCTGGCGGCGGTCCTGACCGGCGGCTCGCTGGACGCGCGGCTCTCTCCTCAGCTGGTGGACGCGGGCCATGGGACGCGCGACATCGTCCTGGAGAACACCGGTCTCGTGGACGCGGACGCGCCGTCCCGGCTCTCTCTTTCTGGAAACATCGAGGTCCTCGAAGGCGTGGCGGGATACGCCTCGCAAGGGACCTCGCTCGTGGCGCGCACGCCTCCTCGCCTGCGCGTCGGTGAGCGTCGCATCGTGGGCTTCGTGCGAGGAACCGAGGTGTCCCTTGTCGCTCCGTAG
- a CDS encoding DUF2569 family protein, translating into MTRPQVRPGLSGWMWLALLLLTGQVVYFFAEVVSTCREAQGAEWADIWASKEWLFIAGYNLASRGALAVYAVILTVAFLRRRRWVPRHMTYFFACAFILRNVLVPVIGVMMNSSGYAQMGTARLMFSSVFSVAVVSLWIRYFSKNDDVKKTFVT; encoded by the coding sequence ATGACTCGGCCCCAAGTGCGCCCAGGACTCAGCGGCTGGATGTGGCTCGCGCTGCTGCTGTTGACCGGGCAGGTCGTCTACTTCTTCGCCGAAGTCGTGTCGACCTGCCGGGAGGCCCAGGGCGCGGAATGGGCAGACATCTGGGCCAGCAAGGAGTGGCTCTTCATTGCTGGATATAACCTCGCCAGCCGTGGCGCTCTGGCCGTCTATGCCGTCATCTTGACGGTGGCCTTTCTCAGACGTCGTCGTTGGGTGCCTCGGCACATGACGTATTTCTTTGCTTGCGCCTTCATCCTCCGGAACGTCCTCGTGCCGGTCATTGGCGTCATGATGAATTCCAGCGGCTATGCCCAGATGGGAACAGCCCGCCTGATGTTCAGCTCTGTCTTCTCCGTGGCGGTGGTGTCCCTCTGGATTCGCTACTTCTCGAAGAACGACGACGTGAAGAAGACCTTCGTCACGTGA
- a CDS encoding flagellar hook-length control protein has product MNRRCDVRLVVLVVSLLAVPTALATGGKGMTWTKIDHTAGVDLVGCSNCNAYQGETACTAVLPVLCLKQDGAPVPPGITPDFYNGWTGANLATTLPVSGTSLTSLAVANQFCASAFGTGWRMAEFHDGGGGWNWYAYGNVRGDLRFWTYINGQNANCWNP; this is encoded by the coding sequence ATGAACAGACGATGTGATGTGCGGCTCGTGGTGTTGGTTGTCTCCTTGCTGGCGGTTCCCACCGCCCTCGCCACGGGAGGCAAGGGCATGACCTGGACGAAGATCGACCATACCGCTGGCGTGGATCTCGTGGGGTGCTCGAACTGCAATGCCTATCAGGGTGAGACCGCGTGCACCGCCGTCCTGCCCGTGCTCTGTCTCAAGCAGGATGGCGCGCCCGTGCCGCCCGGCATCACGCCGGACTTCTACAACGGCTGGACCGGCGCGAATCTCGCCACCACCCTGCCCGTGTCGGGCACCTCGCTGACGAGCCTCGCCGTCGCCAACCAGTTCTGCGCGAGCGCGTTTGGTACCGGATGGCGCATGGCCGAGTTCCACGACGGCGGGGGCGGATGGAACTGGTACGCCTACGGCAACGTGCGCGGAGATCTCCGGTTCTGGACGTACATCAACGGCCAGAACGCGAACTGCTGGAACCCGTAG
- a CDS encoding LysR family transcriptional regulator, whose protein sequence is MDLEELRAFLDVAETGSFLAAADALGVSRTTLRRRVEALEARAGVPLLKSTSQGIVLTDAGGVLARRGRVMMQETSALLASIREVGQAPSGVLRVVLPVGLPPHLLSPLLGLLRAAYPLLRVHARFSADPLSEPLEDVDLAAHFGEDVPKGPWLSFVVMRVREGLVASPEYLQRRGTPDSVEALREHELFAWEAPHADARQWPRVGGALFTVEPALITPDIHFIRTCCLAGQGIGLVPSVDLPDPGVPPDSLVAVLPEEVGRVHAVRISVPEALAEIPKIRLVLTHVRDFLAATEGLGAATGSSSSRSGR, encoded by the coding sequence ATGGACCTGGAAGAGCTGCGCGCCTTTCTCGATGTGGCGGAGACGGGCTCGTTTCTGGCTGCCGCGGATGCCCTGGGCGTGTCGCGGACGACGTTGCGTCGGCGGGTGGAGGCGCTGGAGGCGCGCGCAGGCGTGCCCCTGCTCAAGAGCACCAGCCAGGGCATCGTCCTGACCGATGCGGGCGGCGTGCTGGCGCGGCGCGGGCGCGTGATGATGCAGGAGACGAGCGCCCTCCTGGCCTCCATCCGCGAGGTGGGGCAGGCCCCGTCAGGCGTGCTGCGAGTGGTGCTGCCCGTGGGGCTCCCGCCGCATCTGCTGAGCCCCTTGCTGGGCCTGCTGCGCGCGGCCTATCCGCTGCTGCGCGTGCATGCCCGCTTCAGCGCGGATCCGCTGAGCGAGCCGCTCGAGGACGTGGACCTCGCGGCGCACTTTGGCGAGGACGTGCCCAAGGGACCGTGGCTGTCCTTCGTGGTGATGCGAGTGCGCGAGGGGCTCGTCGCCAGCCCGGAGTACCTCCAGCGTCGAGGGACCCCGGACTCGGTGGAGGCGCTGCGAGAGCACGAGCTGTTCGCCTGGGAGGCGCCGCACGCGGATGCGCGTCAGTGGCCGCGCGTGGGCGGTGCGCTGTTCACGGTCGAGCCGGCGCTCATCACGCCGGACATCCACTTCATCCGCACCTGCTGCCTGGCGGGGCAGGGCATCGGGCTGGTGCCCAGCGTGGACCTCCCCGACCCCGGCGTTCCGCCAGACTCCCTGGTGGCGGTGTTGCCCGAGGAGGTCGGCCGCGTTCACGCGGTGCGCATCAGCGTGCCCGAGGCCCTGGCCGAGATTCCGAAGATCCGACTGGTGCTCACCCACGTGCGCGACTTCCTCGCCGCCACGGAGGGACTGGGCGCGGCTACGGGTTCCAGCAGTTCGCGTTCTGGCCGTTGA